In one window of Miscanthus floridulus cultivar M001 chromosome 12, ASM1932011v1, whole genome shotgun sequence DNA:
- the LOC136495534 gene encoding uncharacterized protein, with the protein MASNYHVEHVNFYVIDFDTTYHAILGQPALAKFMAIPHYAYLVLKMPSPIGVMALRANLSVAYAYEIEGLALTKATDLSIQMTSVVTEAKIVLADDMEIPELELPCASAKSKEIKEVSLGLNDASKTMKIGAHLDPK; encoded by the coding sequence atggcaagcaactaccacgtaGAGCATGTCAACTTCTACGTCatcgacttcgacaccacctaccatgccatacttggccagccagctctagccaaattcatggctataccacactatgcctatctggtgttgaagatgccttcacctatagGAGTCATGGCTCTGCGGGCCAACCTTTCTGTTGCCTACGCCTACGAGATAGAGGGTCTCGCTCtcaccaaagccaccgacctatCCATCCAGATgactagcgtggtcaccgaagccaagatagTACtcgctgatgacatggagattccagagctagagcttccctgcgcctccgccaagtccaaggaaatcaaggaggtcagcctcggcctcaaTGACGCCTCCAaaaccatgaagattggggctcaccttgaccccaaatag